From a region of the Etheostoma cragini isolate CJK2018 chromosome 22, CSU_Ecrag_1.0, whole genome shotgun sequence genome:
- the shrprbck1r gene encoding ranBP-type and C3HC4-type zinc finger-containing protein 1: MSLSSGGWTHTPGYPPDQSAALPGHYGASQSQLGCQTVLMSVRVSVCHSGIRPLCLPGAGDESLRLQLSMDPGKSGEFRLSLQDGCGTGRSVTIAEFDLRLVNYEVKSPKCHELSLATPPHDRISFNFRCEQEAREWATVVMSSLREAQRVAPQDDGPQLPQDGQNTLALQQTEEACIELTRAIEAGDMKSASVFAASLARQNATLKIRPSARDYEDSEINLAVAVEDCSSSCCVTVKVYPQMTTAALKQQMFLEYGFHPRVQRWVIGQCLCTDQRSLASYGVRQDGDTAFLYLLSARHVRLTHQVLQQDQETALLLSPPSLSLHTPPLPATSANGPSSLGRRAYTTLPSRLHTSSNTERGNISEIRELINLEMPQLNEALSPNTASTQGWSCPSCTYINKPTRPGCEICSTNRPENYVIPGGYRPDALELRRIQQEKEAIKKYQQAREEERMENFARLVMMDGQDLLPNPEPVDCRICYVDLQPKEGVLLRECLHCFCRECLRSVIMLSEEPEVACPYRDDTYSCTCSLQEREIRALVPEEEYERWLQRGLSVAESRCEGSYHCATPDCPGWCVYEDTVNVFHCPVCRKHNCLICKSIHEGMNCKQYQDDLAARAINDSAARRTTHLLKTLVQSGEAMHCPQCGIIVQKRDGCDWLRCTVCHTEICWVTRGPRWGPRGPGDTSGGCRCNVNNQKCHPKCQNCH; the protein is encoded by the exons ATGTCGCTGAGTTCAGGCGGTTGGACTCACACCCCTGGCTACCCGCCGGACCAGTCCGCCGCCCTACCCGGTCACTATGGGGCCTCGCAGTCACAACTTGGCTGCCAAACCGTCCTTATGTCGGTTCGGGTGTCGGTATGCCATTCTGGTATTCGGCCGCTGTGTCTTCCCGGAGCAGGTGATGAGTCACTCCGCCTGCAGCTCAGCATGGACCCGGGGAAATCCGGGGAATTCCGGCTGTCGCTCCAGGACGGCTGCGGGACTGGACGGAGTGTG ACCATTGCTGAATTTGATTTGAGGTTGGTAAACTATGAGGTGAAGTCACCAAAGTGCCACGAACTGAGTTTGGCAACGCCTCCACATGACCGCATCAGCTTCAACTTCCGCTGTGAGCAGGAGGCCCGGGAGTGGGCTACAGTGGTGATGTCCTCACTAAGGGAAGCACAAAGAG TAGCCCCTCAAGATGATGGTCCACAGCTCCCACAGGATGGTCAGAACACCTTGGCTTTGCAACAGACAG AGGAAGCCTGCATAGAGCTGACCCGAGCCATAGAAGCAGGTGACATGAAGTCTGCGTCTGTCTTTGCTGCCTCGCTCGCCCGACAAAATGCCACGCTCAAGATTCGCCCCTCTGCAAGAGACTATGAAGACAGTGAAATCAA CTTGGCTGTTGCAGTTGAGGATTGTTCTTCGTCCTGTTGTGTCACTGTGAAAGTCTACCCACAAATGACTACCGCTGCACTGAAACAGCAG ATGTTTCTTGAGTATGGCTTTCACCCGCGGGTGCAGCGCTGGGTGATTGGCCAGTGTCTGTGCACCGACCAGCGTTCTCTGGCCTCATACGGGGTTCGTCAGGACGGTGACACAGCCTTCTTGTACCTCCTGTCAGCCCGTCATGTTCGCTTGACCCATCAAGTCCTCCAGCAGGACCAGGAAACTGCCCTCCTCCTGAgtcctccatctctgtctctccacaCTCCTCCCCTCCCTGCTACCTCTGCGAATGGCCCCTCATCTCTGGGCCGGAGGGCTTACACAACCCTGCCTTCTAGACTCCATACCAGCAGCAACACTG AGAGAGGAAACATCAGTGAGATCAGAGAGCTCATCAACCTAGAGATGCCTCAACTCAATGAAGCACTAAGCCCCAACACAGCCTCCACCCAG GGTTGGTCGTGCCCTTCTTGCACTTACATTAACAAACCAACACGGCCAGGCTGTGAGATCTGCAGTACAAACCGCCCTGAGAACTACGTCATCCCGGGGGGATACCGACCTGATGCACTGGAACTCAGACGGATCCAGCAGGAGAAGGAGGCTATCAAAAAGTACCAACAG GCAAGGGAAGAGGAGCGCATGGAGAATTTTGCCCGGCTAGTGATGATGGATGGACAGGACCTACTGCCTAACCCAGAGCCTGTGGACTGTAGGATCTGTTATGTGGACCTGCAGCCTAAAGAGGGGGTCCTGCTCAGGGAGTGTCTCCACTGCTTCTGCAG AGAGTGCTTACGTTCAGTCATCATGCTGAGTGAGGAGCCAGAGGTGGCCTGTCCCTACAGAGATGACACATATTCCTGTACCTGCTCCCTGCAGGAGAGGGAGATCAGAGCT TTGGTGCCAGAAGAGGAGTATGAGCGCTGGCTGCAAAGAGGCCTGTCAGTGGCAGAGTCTCGATGTGAGGGCAGCTACCACTGTGCCACCCCAGACTGTCCCGGCTGGTGTGTGTACGAGGACACAGTCAATGTCTTCCACTGCCCTGTCTGCAGGAAGCACAACTGTCTGATTTGCAAG tCTATCCATGAGGGAATGAACTGTAAGCAATACCAGGATGACCTTGCAGCCCGTGCTATAAATGACTCTGCTGCTAGAAGGACAACACATCTACTCAAG ACTCTGGTGCAGTCAGGGGAGGCAATGCACTGTCCCCAGTGTGGCATCATTGTGCAGAAGAGGGATGGATGTGATTGGCTACGCTGCACTGTGTGTCACACTGAGATCTGCTGGGTAACCAGAGGACCCCGCTGGGGACCTAGG GGTCCCGGAGACACCAGCGGAGGATGTCGCTGCAATGTCAACAATCAAAAATGCCATCCCAAATGCCAAAACTGCCACTGA
- the prlh2 gene encoding prolactin releasing hormone 2: MLPGRAADVRHRVLTSRCLPAALALLLLLSPSSSSAHSTTVKHDFHIVHNVDNRSPEIDPFWYVGRGVRPIGRFGKRDSSVEALGSGGMQPVLRTLGLLLSSLRNKENLGKMLDGEDRDWYRDSESSSIHLQT; encoded by the exons ATGCTGCCCGGGAGAGCGGCTGATGTCCGGCACCGCGTCCTGACGAGCCGCTGTCTGCCTGCAGCTCtggctctcctcctcctcctctctcccagCTCCAGCAGCGCTCACAGCACCACGGTGAAGCACGACTTCCACATTGTTCACAATGTCGACAACAGAA GTCCTGAGATAGACCCCTTCTGGTACGTGGGGCGCGGGGTGAGACCCATCGGGCGCTTCGGGAAGAGGGACAGCAGCGTGGAGGCTCTGGGCAGCGGAGGGATGCAGCCTGTCCTCAGGACGTTAGGGCTCCTGCTCAGCAGCCTCAGAAACAAGGAGAACCTTGGGAAAATGCTGGATGGGGAAGACAGGGATTGGTACCGTGACAGCGAGTCCTCCTCCATTCATCTACAAACTtag